The sequence GCACGACCGGCTCAACGTGGAGGTGTTCCGGGGCTGCACGCGCGGCTGCCGGTTCTGCCAGGCGGGCATGATCACCCGTCCGGTGCGCGAACGCCCCGCGGAGCAGGTGCGCACCATGGTCACCGAGGGTTTGCAGCGCACCGGCTATGACGAGGTTGCGCTCACGTCGCTGTCGACCGCCGACTTCAGTGGCATTGAGGAACTCGTGGCCGACGTCGTGGGGCCCGCCGACGGCGCCGGCGGTGCCGGCTGCCCCGCGGTGACCGTGTCGCTGCCGAGCCTTCGGGTGGACGCCTTCACGGTTGGTATCGCCGCGGAGTTGCAGCGAGCGCGCCGCACGGGGCTGACCTTCGCCCCGGAGGCCGGATCGTGGCGGCTCCGTCAGGTGATCAACAAGCTGATCAGCGCCGAGGACCTCGACGCGGCGGTGGAGAGCGCCTACTCACAGGGATGGCGTCGGGTCAAGCTGTATTTCCTCGTGGGGCTCCCGACGGAGACCGACGAGGACGTGTTGGGGATCGCCGCCCTGGCGCGCCGCTGCGTGGAGTTGGGGCGCCGCCACGTCAGGGGAGCCTCGGTGACGGTCTCGGTCGGAGGTTTCGTCCCCAAGCCGCAGACGCCGTTCCAGTGGTTCGGCCAGAACACCGTCGAGGAGTTGCGCCGCAAGATCGCCCTCCTCGCCGACGACCTGCGTGCCGACCGCAGCGTCAAGCTGAAGTGGCACGATCCTGAGGCAACGCTGGTGGAAGGGCTGGCCAGCCGGGGAGATCGCCGGCTCGGGGCTGTCATCGAGGACGTCTGGCGTTCGGGCGGCACCTTCCAGGAATGGTCCGAACACTTCGACTACCGGTTGTGGCTCGACGCCATGGAGCGCCACGGCCTGTCGGTCGAGGACTGCGCCTACCGGCATCGCAGCGATAGCGAGGCGCTCCCCTGGGATCACCTCTCGGCAGGTCTGCACAAGGACTTCCTGTGGCAGGACTGGCAGGACGCCCTGGCCGAGTCCGGCTTGGAGGACTGCCGCTGGACGCCCTGCTACGACTGCGGGGCGTGCACCGGCTACGGCATCGAGCACGTCGTGGCCTCGGCGACGCCTCCCGCCGGCGGGAGCCAGGGAACCGGACAGGACCTCCTGGGGCCGGGGCCCGTGCCCGTGCGGCTGCTGGAGACCCGTCCGCTGGCAGGTGTGTCGTGAGGGTGCGCCTTCGCTGGTCCAAGCAGGGCAAGATCCGCTTCTGCGGGCATCGCGACGCGGCCCGGATCTGGGAACGCGCCGTGCGACGGGCGGGACTGCCCGTGGCCTATACGCAAGGATTCAGCCCGCGGCCGAGGATCTCCTTCGGGTTGGCCCTCGCAACCGGGCAGGAATCGGTCGCCGAGTACCTCGACGTGGACCTGCGGGCGTCCGCCGAGGAGCTCTACGAGTGGGCCGCCGGTATGCCCGAGCAGCTCAGTGCGGTGCTGCCCGACGGCATGGCCGTGAGCGACGCCTGCCCGCTGCGCCCCGGCGCGGTGTCGTTGCAGGAGGCGGTCACGAGCTGCACCTGGGAGTTCGCACTGACCGAGACCGACACCTCGCTCGCCGCCGCCTGGGCCGACCAGGTGCGGTCGGCGGAGAGCCTCCCCCTGCAACGTGAGCGCAAGGGGCGAACCACCACCTCCGACGTGCGCACGGCCGTCGGGGACCTGCACATTCTGGACGCCTCGGTCGGGAGCGTCCTCGTTGCCGAACTCGGCACGAAACCCCGGGCGGTGCGGCCCGCAGAATTCCTGCGCCTCATCGCCCCCCCGCTGGCCGCCGGACGCGTCCGGCGGTTGCACCAATGGATTACGCGGGACGGCGAACGGTACGAGCCGCTTGCTCCCGAAGCCGGCGCGCCGGCGCCGGGCGGCGACCTACTCGCCGCGGCCTCGATCGACGCCGTTCCCGCTGCGCAGCAAGAGGTCTGCGCGTGATGAGAAGGGAACTGCACCATGTCCTCGTCCTCTCAAACGGACGCCGAATCCGCCAAGAGCCGCGCTGATTCGAAGAGTCGTGGCAAGCCCGCCGGCCAGGACAACGGCCAGGTAGCCGGCTCCGACGGCGGCGGCCAAACCCGGGGCGGGGCGCCCGGCGCCGCCGCCGGCGAGCAACGCAAGCCCCGCATCGGCGACAGCCGGCCCGCGCCGGCACCCGCCACCACGCCGCCCAAGGGATCCAAGCCGTCCGGCGGCGGCGGAGGCAACAGGGGAGGGTCACGGTCCAGCGGCCGGCGCC comes from bacterium and encodes:
- a CDS encoding TIGR03960 family B12-binding radical SAM protein — encoded protein: MRSLWSDLEPLLDQVQRPARYIGGEEGAGPAAHGPGKVAWLLCYPDSYEVGLPNQGLQILYEILNERSDAVAERAYAPWGDLEALMRREGLPLFSVDTHLGAGEFDILAFNLSSELVYTNVLNLIDLAGVAVRAADRSGDDLLVGAGGHCAFNPEPLADFVDFFVLGDGEEVVGEITAAVAAHRAGGPREVLGALAGVDGVYVPAAYAVSHRGSSTVVTPRWAEAPDIVEKRTIPSLGDWPYPKRQLVPLTEVVHDRLNVEVFRGCTRGCRFCQAGMITRPVRERPAEQVRTMVTEGLQRTGYDEVALTSLSTADFSGIEELVADVVGPADGAGGAGCPAVTVSLPSLRVDAFTVGIAAELQRARRTGLTFAPEAGSWRLRQVINKLISAEDLDAAVESAYSQGWRRVKLYFLVGLPTETDEDVLGIAALARRCVELGRRHVRGASVTVSVGGFVPKPQTPFQWFGQNTVEELRRKIALLADDLRADRSVKLKWHDPEATLVEGLASRGDRRLGAVIEDVWRSGGTFQEWSEHFDYRLWLDAMERHGLSVEDCAYRHRSDSEALPWDHLSAGLHKDFLWQDWQDALAESGLEDCRWTPCYDCGACTGYGIEHVVASATPPAGGSQGTGQDLLGPGPVPVRLLETRPLAGVS
- a CDS encoding TIGR03936 family radical SAM-associated protein, translated to MRVRLRWSKQGKIRFCGHRDAARIWERAVRRAGLPVAYTQGFSPRPRISFGLALATGQESVAEYLDVDLRASAEELYEWAAGMPEQLSAVLPDGMAVSDACPLRPGAVSLQEAVTSCTWEFALTETDTSLAAAWADQVRSAESLPLQRERKGRTTTSDVRTAVGDLHILDASVGSVLVAELGTKPRAVRPAEFLRLIAPPLAAGRVRRLHQWITRDGERYEPLAPEAGAPAPGGDLLAAASIDAVPAAQQEVCA